A single Pseudomonas sp. MM223 DNA region contains:
- the secA gene encoding Protein translocase subunit SecA (*Name secA), with product MFAPLLKKLFGSKNEREVKRMLKTVSIVNAFEEKMVALSDEQLRGKTAEFKERLAKGETLDQLLPEAFAVAREAGKRVMGMRHFDVQLIGGMTLHEGMIAEMRTGEGKTLVGTLAVYLNALSGKGVHVVTVNDYLARRDANWMRPLYEFLGLSVGIVSAFQPPEEKRAAYASDITYGTNNEFGFDYLRDNMAFSQEEKFQRELNFSVIDEVDSILIDEARTPLIISGQAEDEPKLYIEINRLIPRLTQHIEEVEGQVTQEGHFTIDEKSRQVELNEAGHQFIEEMLTQAGLLAEGESLYSAHNLGLLTHVYAGLRAHKLFHRNVEYIVQDGQVLLIDEHTGRTMPGRRLSEGLHQAIEAKENLNIQAESQTLASTTFQNYFRLYTKLSGMTGTADTEAFEFQSIYGLNVMVIPPNKPLARKDFNDLVYLTADEKYAAIIADIKESMTHGRPVLVGTATIETSEHMSNLLLKEGIEHKVLNAKYHEKEAEIIAQAGAPGALTIATNMAGRGTDILLGGNWEAEVATLENPTPEQIAQIKSDWQKRHQQVIESGGLHVIASERHESRRIDNQLRGRSGRQGDPGSSRFYLSLEDSLMRIFASDRVKNFMKALGMQSGEAIEHRMVTNAIEKAQRKVEGRNFDIRKQLLEYDDVANEQRKVIYHMRNSLLAAENIGDTIVEFRKEVLDATISQHIPPQSLPEQWDVAGLEASLASDFAMKLPIQQWLDEDDHLYEETLREKLLNEITTAYTEKEDQAGIEALRTFEKQILLRVLDDLWKDHLSTMDHLRHGIHLRGYAQKNPKQEYKRESFSLFQELLESIKRDTIRVLSHVQVRREDPIEEEARLRREAEELASRMQFQHAPAPGLESEQLSEEGAEVAVAAAPVRNDQKLGRNEPCWCGSGKKFKHCHGQIE from the coding sequence ATGTTTGCGCCTTTGTTAAAAAAACTTTTTGGAAGCAAGAACGAGCGTGAAGTGAAACGCATGCTCAAGACGGTGAGTATCGTCAATGCCTTCGAAGAGAAGATGGTGGCCCTCTCCGACGAGCAACTGCGGGGCAAGACCGCAGAGTTCAAGGAGCGCTTGGCCAAAGGCGAGACACTGGACCAATTGCTGCCTGAAGCCTTCGCCGTGGCCCGAGAGGCCGGCAAGCGCGTGATGGGCATGCGCCACTTCGATGTGCAGCTGATCGGTGGCATGACCCTGCACGAGGGTATGATCGCAGAAATGCGCACCGGTGAAGGCAAGACCTTGGTCGGTACCTTGGCCGTGTACCTCAACGCACTGTCCGGCAAGGGCGTGCACGTGGTCACCGTCAACGACTACCTCGCCCGCCGTGACGCCAACTGGATGCGCCCTCTGTACGAGTTCCTCGGCCTGTCGGTCGGTATCGTCTCGGCCTTCCAGCCGCCGGAAGAAAAGCGCGCCGCCTATGCGTCCGACATCACCTACGGTACCAACAACGAATTCGGTTTCGACTACCTGCGCGACAACATGGCGTTCAGCCAGGAAGAGAAGTTCCAGCGTGAACTCAACTTCTCGGTAATCGACGAAGTCGACTCCATCCTCATCGACGAAGCGCGTACCCCGCTGATCATCTCCGGCCAGGCCGAGGACGAGCCCAAGCTGTACATCGAGATCAACCGCCTGATCCCGCGCCTCACCCAGCACATCGAAGAAGTCGAAGGCCAGGTCACCCAGGAAGGCCACTTCACCATCGACGAGAAGAGCCGCCAGGTCGAGCTGAACGAAGCCGGTCACCAGTTCATCGAAGAAATGCTCACCCAGGCCGGCCTGCTGGCCGAGGGCGAGAGCCTGTACTCCGCGCACAACCTGGGCCTGCTGACCCACGTTTACGCTGGCCTGCGTGCGCACAAGCTGTTCCACCGCAACGTCGAGTACATCGTCCAGGACGGCCAGGTCCTGCTGATTGACGAGCACACCGGCCGTACCATGCCGGGCCGTCGCCTGTCCGAAGGCCTGCACCAGGCCATCGAGGCGAAAGAAAACCTGAATATCCAGGCCGAGAGCCAGACCCTGGCGTCGACCACCTTCCAGAACTACTTCCGCCTGTACACCAAGCTGTCCGGCATGACCGGTACCGCCGACACCGAAGCGTTCGAGTTCCAGTCCATCTACGGCCTCAACGTGATGGTGATCCCGCCGAACAAGCCGCTGGCACGTAAAGACTTCAACGACCTGGTGTACCTGACCGCCGACGAGAAATACGCCGCGATCATTGCCGACATCAAGGAAAGCATGACCCATGGCCGCCCGGTGCTGGTGGGTACTGCCACCATTGAAACCTCCGAGCACATGTCGAACCTGCTGCTCAAGGAAGGTATCGAGCACAAGGTACTGAACGCCAAGTACCACGAGAAGGAAGCCGAGATCATCGCGCAGGCCGGTGCCCCAGGCGCACTGACCATCGCCACCAACATGGCCGGCCGTGGTACCGACATCCTGTTGGGCGGTAACTGGGAAGCCGAAGTGGCCACCCTTGAAAACCCGACCCCCGAGCAAATTGCCCAGATCAAGTCCGACTGGCAGAAACGTCACCAGCAGGTGATCGAGTCGGGCGGCCTGCACGTGATCGCTTCCGAGCGCCACGAATCGCGCCGTATCGACAACCAGCTGCGTGGCCGTTCGGGCCGTCAGGGTGACCCGGGTTCCAGCCGCTTCTACCTGTCGCTGGAAGACAGCCTGATGCGCATCTTCGCCTCTGACCGGGTGAAGAACTTCATGAAGGCACTGGGCATGCAGTCGGGCGAGGCCATCGAACACCGCATGGTCACCAACGCCATCGAGAAGGCCCAGCGCAAGGTCGAAGGCCGCAACTTCGACATCCGTAAGCAATTGCTCGAATACGATGACGTGGCCAACGAGCAGCGCAAGGTGATCTACCACATGCGCAACAGCCTGCTGGCCGCCGAGAACATCGGCGACACCATCGTCGAATTCCGCAAGGAAGTACTGGACGCTACCATCAGCCAGCATATTCCGCCGCAGTCGCTGCCCGAGCAGTGGGACGTGGCCGGCCTGGAAGCTTCGCTGGCCAGCGATTTCGCCATGAAACTGCCGATCCAGCAGTGGCTCGACGAGGACGATCACCTCTACGAGGAAACCCTGCGCGAGAAGCTGCTGAACGAGATCACCACTGCCTACACCGAGAAGGAAGACCAGGCCGGTATCGAAGCCCTGCGTACCTTCGAGAAGCAGATCCTGCTGCGCGTGCTGGACGACCTGTGGAAAGACCACCTGTCGACCATGGACCACCTGCGTCACGGTATCCACCTGCGTGGCTATGCGCAGAAGAACCCGAAGCAGGAGTACAAGCGCGAGTCGTTCAGCCTGTTCCAGGAACTGCTCGAGTCGATCAAGCGCGACACCATCCGCGTGCTGTCGCACGTTCAGGTTCGCCGCGAAGATCCGATCGAAGAAGAAGCACGCCTGCGCCGCGAGGCGGAGGAACTGGCCAGCCGCATGCAGTTCCAGCATGCCCCTGCCCCGGGCCTGGAAAGCGAGCAACTGAGCGAGGAGGGTGCCGAAGTGGCGGTAGCCGCAGCGCCGGTACGCAACGACCAGAAGCTGGGCCGCAACGAGCCGTGCTGGTGTGGTTCGGGCAAGAAGTTCAAGCATTGCCACGGGCAGATCGAGTGA
- the lpxC gene encoding UDP-3-O-acyl-N-acetylglucosamine deacetylase (*Name lpxC): MIKQRTLKNTIRATGIGLHSGEKVYLTLKPAPVDTGIVFRRADLDPVVEIPARAANVGETTMSTTLVNGDVKVDTVEHLLSAMAGLGIDNAYVELSASEVPIMDGSAGPFVFLIQSAGLEEQDAAKKFIRILREVTVEEGDKRATFLPFEGFKVSFEIDFDHPVLKGQTQSAVVDFSSTSFVKEVSRARTFGFMRDIEYLRKHNLALGGSVENAIVVDETGVLNADGLRSDDEFVKHKILDAIGDLYLLGNSLIGEFKGYKSGHALNNQLLRKLIAETDAWEVVTFEDASTAPISYMRPVAAV, from the coding sequence ATGATTAAACAACGCACCCTGAAGAATACCATCCGTGCCACAGGTATCGGTCTGCACTCTGGGGAGAAGGTTTACCTGACCCTCAAGCCTGCACCTGTAGACACCGGCATCGTCTTCCGCCGCGCCGACCTCGACCCTGTGGTCGAAATCCCGGCGCGCGCGGCCAACGTCGGCGAGACAACCATGTCGACGACGCTGGTCAACGGTGACGTCAAGGTCGATACGGTCGAGCACCTGCTCTCCGCCATGGCGGGCCTGGGCATCGATAACGCCTACGTCGAGCTCTCCGCCTCGGAAGTGCCGATCATGGATGGCAGCGCCGGACCCTTTGTATTCCTGATTCAGTCTGCCGGCCTGGAAGAGCAGGACGCAGCCAAGAAGTTCATCCGCATCCTGCGTGAGGTAACCGTGGAAGAGGGCGACAAGCGCGCCACGTTCCTGCCTTTCGAAGGGTTCAAGGTGAGCTTCGAGATCGACTTCGATCACCCGGTCCTCAAGGGCCAGACCCAGAGTGCGGTCGTCGACTTCTCCAGCACCTCGTTTGTGAAGGAAGTCAGCCGCGCGCGTACCTTCGGCTTCATGCGTGATATCGAGTACCTGCGCAAGCACAACCTTGCGCTGGGCGGCAGTGTCGAGAACGCCATCGTGGTCGACGAGACGGGTGTGCTTAACGCAGACGGCCTTCGTTCCGATGACGAATTCGTCAAGCACAAGATCCTCGACGCCATTGGCGATCTCTATCTGCTGGGCAACAGCCTGATCGGCGAGTTCAAGGGCTACAAGTCCGGCCACGCGCTGAATAACCAGCTGCTGCGCAAGCTGATTGCTGAAACCGATGCCTGGGAAGTGGTCACTTTCGAAGATGCCAGTACGGCACCGATCTCGTACATGCGCCCTGTTGCGGCCGTGTAA
- the ftsZ gene encoding Cell division protein FtsZ (*Name ftsZ), with amino-acid sequence MFELVDNVPQSPVIKVIGVGGGGGNAVNHMVKSSIEGVEFICANTDAQALKNIGARTILQLGTGVTKGLGAGANPEVGRQAALEDRERIAEVLQGTNMVFITTGMGGGTGTGAAPIIAEVAKEMGILTVAVVTRPFPFEGRKRMQIADEGIRMLAESVDSLITIPNEKLLTILGKDASLLSAFAKADDVLAGAVRGISDIIKRPGMINVDFADVRTVMGEMGMAMMGTGCASGPNRAREATEAAIRNPLLEDVNLQGARGILVNITAGPDLSLGEYSDVGSIIEAFASDHAMVKVGTVIDPDMRDELHVTVVATGLGARIEKPVKVVDNTLQTAQQAYEASNPAPVRQEQPAVNYRDLERPTVMRNQAHAGAAAAAKLNPQDDLDYLDIPAFLRRQAD; translated from the coding sequence ATGTTCGAGCTCGTAGACAACGTCCCGCAAAGCCCGGTCATCAAGGTGATCGGCGTTGGTGGTGGTGGCGGCAACGCCGTCAATCACATGGTCAAGAGCAGCATCGAAGGCGTGGAATTCATCTGCGCCAACACCGATGCCCAGGCGCTGAAAAACATTGGCGCGCGCACCATCCTGCAATTGGGCACTGGCGTGACCAAGGGCCTGGGTGCCGGTGCCAATCCGGAAGTCGGCCGTCAGGCTGCGCTGGAAGACCGTGAGCGCATCGCTGAAGTGCTGCAGGGCACCAACATGGTGTTCATCACCACTGGCATGGGTGGCGGTACCGGTACCGGTGCAGCGCCGATCATTGCCGAAGTGGCCAAGGAAATGGGCATTCTCACCGTAGCCGTGGTGACCCGTCCGTTCCCGTTCGAGGGCCGCAAACGTATGCAGATCGCCGATGAAGGCATCCGCATGCTGGCTGAAAGCGTCGACTCGTTGATCACCATTCCCAACGAGAAACTGCTGACCATCCTGGGCAAGGATGCCAGCCTGCTGTCCGCCTTCGCCAAGGCCGACGATGTACTGGCAGGTGCCGTTCGCGGTATTTCCGACATCATCAAGCGCCCAGGCATGATCAACGTCGACTTTGCCGACGTGCGTACCGTGATGGGTGAAATGGGCATGGCGATGATGGGTACTGGCTGTGCCAGCGGCCCGAACCGTGCGCGTGAAGCCACCGAAGCGGCTATCCGCAACCCGTTGCTGGAAGACGTCAACCTGCAGGGCGCCCGCGGCATCCTGGTGAACATCACCGCAGGCCCGGACCTGTCGCTGGGCGAGTACTCCGACGTGGGTAGCATCATCGAAGCCTTCGCTTCTGACCACGCCATGGTCAAGGTCGGCACCGTGATCGACCCGGACATGCGCGACGAACTGCACGTTACCGTTGTGGCCACTGGCCTGGGCGCGCGCATCGAGAAGCCGGTCAAAGTGGTAGACAACACCCTGCAGACTGCCCAGCAGGCCTACGAAGCGTCCAACCCTGCACCGGTTCGCCAGGAGCAGCCAGCGGTCAACTACCGTGACCTGGAGCGCCCGACCGTAATGCGCAACCAGGCCCATGCAGGTGCTGCCGCAGCCGCTAAACTGAACCCTCAGGATGACCTGGACTACCTCGATATCCCGGCTTTCCTGCGTCGCCAGGCTGATTAA